The Thioalkalivibrio nitratireducens DSM 14787 DNA segment TGGGGCAGTTCATGCATGCCGGTGCCGGCACCAGCATGGGGCAGGGCCGCCTGCAGCACATCCCGTCCTGATCCGTTCGTTCTTCCGCAAGCTTGCCGGCCGCGCTCTGTGGCCGCCGCCGCGCGATACTGGCGCTCAGTCAGCAACGCGGGGCTGCCATGAGCGAGCGCGACTTCTTCCTTGCCGCTTACGATGTTTCCCGGCCGAGCCGTCTCGCGGCGGCGCTGAAGCTGGTGCGCGCGTACGCGACTGGTGGCCAGAAATCCGTGCACGAGGTGTTCCTGACCCCGGCCGAGCGCGGCGATCTGCTGCACGACATGGCGATGATCCTCGACGAGGAGGAAGACCGGTTTCTGCTGCTGCGCCTGGATCCGCGAGCGCGGGTGTACACCCTCGGCAAAGCCCAGGCACCCTCCGACCCCGATCTCTTCTATCTCGGCTGACCGCGATGGCAACTCTGTTTCTGGACCGCGCGCAACTGGAACTGCGTACCGACGGCAACGTCCTGGCGGTGTACGAGGGCGGCCGGCGCCGGGGCACCGTGCCCCTGAGTCTGCTCGAGCGCGTGGTGGTGCAGGGGCGCCAGACCCGGTTCGAATCGGGTGTGCTGCTCAAGCTCGCCGAGTCGGGCACCGCCACCGTGTTCATGGGCGCAAGAAGCAGCCGCCAGGTTGCGCTGATGCTCGGGCCTCGGCACAACGATGCGGCGGTGCGCATCGCCCAGACCCTGCGCATCCGCGACGCGGACTACTGCGCCCGCTGGGCCCGCGACCTGGTGGCTGCGAAGCTGCGCCGCCAGTACAGGTTGCTGATCCAATGCGAACGGCAGCGCCCGGATGCGCGCAAGGCGCTGTTCGATGCGCGCGAGACGCTGGCCCGCATTCGTGCCCAGCTCACCGACGGTAGCTGCGACATCGGCCGGCTGCGCGGCCTGGAAGGTGCGGCGGCGAGAGCCTATTTCGCCGGCCTCGGAGCGGTGTTTCCGCCCGCGGTGGGTTTCCGCGGTCGTAACCGGCGGCCTCCGCGCGACCCGGTGAACGCCTGCCTGTCGCTGGGCTACACGCTGCTGCATTTCGATGCGGTGCGCGCGGCCCATGCCGCCGGGCTCGACCCGCTGATCGGGTTTTACCACCGCCCGAGCTTCGGCCGAGAGTCGCTCGCCAGTGACTTGATCGAGCCGCTTCGTCCCGTGGTCGACGCGTGGGTCTGGGAGCTTTTCCGAGCCGAAGTGCTCCGCGCGCACGACTTCAGCCGGGACCACGAAGCCTGTTTGCTGAACAAGGCCGGTCGGGCGCGCTTCTACGGCCGCTGGGAGCCCTTCGCGCGCACGCACCGGCGCTGGCTGCGCCTGCGCTGCGGGCAACTGGCGCGGGATTTCCGGAAGCAGGGAGAGACGTTTCTGGATCCGGACGGGGACGACGAGGCGGGCGAGACATGAGAACTGCGACCTGCGGCCAGCCGCCCCGGCGGATGCCTGCGCGGCGCTCGGAAGTCCCGCCCAAGCCCTTGTATCTGCTGGACGGCGAATCGCGGGAAATCGGTGTCCGGGGCGAAAGCCTGCGCATTGTCGCGTCGCATCGAGCCGTCCGCGTGCTGCCGCTACGGCGCGTGCAACGCATCGTGTGCGGGGACAAGACCCGCTGGGATGGCGGCGCGCTGTGTGCCTGCCTCGCACGGGGCATTCCCGTGACCTGGGTCGACTCCCGCGGCGCGGCGGCTGGCAACGCCTTCCCCAGCCAGATGGTGACCGGGCCGATTCACGATGCGCTGCTCCTGTATGTGCAGTTGCCGAGCTGGCGTCGGCGCTACCGCAACTGGCTGCGCAGCCGCCGCATGAACGTGCTCGCGCACTGGGCGGCCAGCGTCGGCCCCGGGCTGCGGGTTCCGGTTCGCCTGTTCAACGATCTCAAGCGGCAGTTCGTATACCAGGGCAGGCTTGCCGATCATTTCGTGCCGGAGGCCCGGGCCTGGTGCGCCAGCGTGACCGTTCAGCGCCTGCTGGCCGAGGGCGTCGATATCCAGTACTGGGGGTTCGACGGCACCTCGATGGATCTCGCGGACGACATCGCCGGCCTGTTCTGGGCCGACCTCAACCTGCACTGTGGCACCCTGGCCGAGCAGGTCGAAACGGGGGCCGCGTCGCTGCTGTTCTTCGAGAACTGGGCGCAGCGAAACCAGAACCGACTGCTGCAGCATCTCGGCGACTTGAAGCGCCACCTGCGCACGGAGCTTGGATCGTGGCACTGAACGCACCGCGCGCGTGGCTGATCTGCTACGACATCGCCGACCCGCGGCGGCTGATCCGGCTGCATCGCTTCCTGAAGCGGTTTGCCCAGCCGGTGCAATACTCGGTGTTCTACTACGAGGGCAGCAGCGCCCAGCTCGCGCGCTGTTTGCACGACATCGCGGGTCGCATCGACCACCGCGAAGACGACGTGCGGGCCTATCCGATTCCGAACCCCGCCCAGGTCGACACGCTCGGCCGCGGCGCGCTTCCGGACGGCGCGTTGCTCCAGTCCCACGAAAACCCGGGCCTGGTAACCTTGCTGCAGGCGCTGGCCGAGTGAGCTAAGATTGCCCGGAACGTGCCCGAATCGCCGTCAAGAAATGCATCAGTCTGCCACCGCCCGCGAACCCCGCGAACCCCCTCTGCAAGCGGTTGTTCTAAAAGGTGTTTTCAGGCCATGCAGTCAGAACGACTTCCCTGATGAAGAAGGGATTAAGACGCCGCCGCCGCTCTTGATGCCGCGCATGTACTGGTCAGAACGACTTCCCTGATGAAGAAGGGATTAAGACTGGTTCAGTATGTCGAGGTATCGCATGTCGTTCGTCAGAACGACTTCCCTGATGAAGAAGGGATTAAGACCCCGGATCGTCCGGGCGAGCAGTAGCTGGGTGTGGTCAGAACGACTTCCCTGATGAAGAAGGGATTAAGACGAATCGGTGCTCCGCACTTTTCGCACTCGCCGCGTCAGAACGACTTCCCTGATGAAGAAGGGATTAAGACGTGTGGGTAGTTAGTCATGCTGCTTCTCCTTCGTCAGAACGACTTCCCTGATGAAGAAGGGATTAAGACGATCTCGGCGTCGATGGCTTCCTGGCGGGCCTGTCAGAACGACTTCCCTGATGAAGAAGGGATTAAGACGATCGTGACTCGCGTGATGACGCAGCCCTTCTTGGTCAGAACGACTTCCCTGATGAAGAAGGGATTAAGACGGTCAAGCCGCGTCGTGTTCAGCACGGTGTAGGGTCAGAACGACTTCCCTGATGAAGAAGGGATTAAGACGGGTGTCACCCACTGGCCCCGCCATTGAACAGACCGTCAGAACGACTTCCCTGATGAAGAAGGGATTAAGACCGTGAGTTGAAAACATGATGATCCTGGCGATCCGTCAGAACGACTTCCCTGATGAAGAAGGGATTAAGACGGCGATCGGCTTTCCGGACCGCCTCAGCCAGCGTCAGAACGACTTCCCTGATGAAGAAGGGATTAAGACAGCAGGAACGCCGCAAACTGCTCTTTACCGGCATGTCAGAACGACTTCCCTGATGAAGAAGGGATTAAGACAGATCGATGAAGGTCGGCTTGGGTTCGCGTTCGAGGTCAGAACGACTTCCCTGATGAAGAAGGGATTAAGACTTTTTCTTTGAACTTGGCTTGTCTGGTAGCCCCGTGTCAGAACGACTTCCCTGATGAAGAAGGGATTAAGACGGCTGGCCGCGTCCATGGCATCCATGTCACGGCGTCAGAACGACTTCCCTGATGAAGAGTATGCGTTCACTCCCCCAGGCTTGAGTGCTGGTATTACAACCGCATGCGGCGAAAGGTCATGGTGCCGGGGCGGGTTCAGGCAGAACGGGGGCCGGCTCGCCTTTGCGCCGCTGCTGGACCACCTGAGCCAGGTAGGGCCAGGGCGAGACCCCGCGCTTGCGGCAGGTTTCGATCACGCTGACGAGGAGCGCGAAGGCCAAAGAACCCTGCTCGGTCCGGGTGCCCTGGCTGATGCGACGGCTGATCACCCAGTGCCGCAAGGCCTGTTCGGCCCAATTGTTCGTGATGGGCAACCGCGGAAACTCCAGAACGGCCCAGATCGCCTCCCAGTCATGGGTGAACTCGCGCGCCAGTTGCCGCGTCTTTTCGTGCGCACAGTCCCAGTGATCCACGCATAGGTCGTTGAAGGCGTCGAGCTTGCCGCGGTTTTTCTGGTACAGATCGGCCGGAGGCTGTGGTCCTTCCCGGGCCTGGTAGACTTGCTGGAGCAGGTCCTCGAACAGGGCCAGGGTGGCGGCACCAAACGGTCGCGCCAGTGGGTCGAGGCTCTGGTCCAGCCCATGGGCCTTGCGGATGAGATGCGCCAGGCAGCGCAAGCGGCGATCGTAATCGCGATAGGCCCAGAAGCCATCGCTCATCAACCAGCCAACGAACGCTTCGCCCAGGATCTTGTGCAGCATCCTGCGGGAACGCCTGCCGATGGCAAACAGGGTGGCGGTGGTGCAGGTAAAGACCCACAGCCACAAGAGCTGGTTTCCCTCTTTCCAGCCGGTTTCGTCGACATGCAGCAGTTCGGCCTCGCGAATCAACGGCACGATATCGCGCTCGATCACCGGCGCGACCGCGCGACCGGCTTCGTGCAGGCATTGGTGGATCGCCGCGATGCTCAGGGATACGCCCAGCCAATCGGCCAGAAACTCCTGGACACCCCGGCGCGAAACGCGCTGGCGCAGCGACAAGGCGCAGATCAGCGCCACCAGCATCGGACCGGCCAGGTGCCATTCGGTCAGTTCGACCTGCCAATCCGTATTCTCTGCACAGCGTCCCGGTTCCGCATGCGTCCAATGGCCGCAGGAACATTGCCGTTGCAGATAGACGTGCTTGGTGTGACGGACTTCAAGGCCTGGGGAACCCGAAGTGGGGCGACCACATCGAGTGCATAGCGACCATTGTAGCCCTTGG contains these protein-coding regions:
- a CDS encoding CRISPR-associated endonuclease Cas2 codes for the protein MSERDFFLAAYDVSRPSRLAAALKLVRAYATGGQKSVHEVFLTPAERGDLLHDMAMILDEEEDRFLLLRLDPRARVYTLGKAQAPSDPDLFYLG
- the cas1 gene encoding CRISPR-associated endonuclease Cas1, with translation MATLFLDRAQLELRTDGNVLAVYEGGRRRGTVPLSLLERVVVQGRQTRFESGVLLKLAESGTATVFMGARSSRQVALMLGPRHNDAAVRIAQTLRIRDADYCARWARDLVAAKLRRQYRLLIQCERQRPDARKALFDARETLARIRAQLTDGSCDIGRLRGLEGAAARAYFAGLGAVFPPAVGFRGRNRRPPRDPVNACLSLGYTLLHFDAVRAAHAAGLDPLIGFYHRPSFGRESLASDLIEPLRPVVDAWVWELFRAEVLRAHDFSRDHEACLLNKAGRARFYGRWEPFARTHRRWLRLRCGQLARDFRKQGETFLDPDGDDEAGET
- a CDS encoding CRISPR-associated endonuclease Cas1, with protein sequence MRTATCGQPPRRMPARRSEVPPKPLYLLDGESREIGVRGESLRIVASHRAVRVLPLRRVQRIVCGDKTRWDGGALCACLARGIPVTWVDSRGAAAGNAFPSQMVTGPIHDALLLYVQLPSWRRRYRNWLRSRRMNVLAHWAASVGPGLRVPVRLFNDLKRQFVYQGRLADHFVPEARAWCASVTVQRLLAEGVDIQYWGFDGTSMDLADDIAGLFWADLNLHCGTLAEQVETGAASLLFFENWAQRNQNRLLQHLGDLKRHLRTELGSWH
- the cas2 gene encoding CRISPR-associated endonuclease Cas2, which codes for MALNAPRAWLICYDIADPRRLIRLHRFLKRFAQPVQYSVFYYEGSSAQLARCLHDIAGRIDHREDDVRAYPIPNPAQVDTLGRGALPDGALLQSHENPGLVTLLQALAE
- the tnpC gene encoding IS66 family transposase, whose translation is MIAWGKTRPTVPGHRAASPLGSRQRSRDGGPNRRSDGARVRTPVICGDHARLRQEQGARRQNPASAPGAPRLRPSGHVAGAGGDPAQPRSLPMLRHALSRGCSDQGLQWSLCTRCGRPTSGSPGLEVRHTKHVYLQRQCSCGHWTHAEPGRCAENTDWQVELTEWHLAGPMLVALICALSLRQRVSRRGVQEFLADWLGVSLSIAAIHQCLHEAGRAVAPVIERDIVPLIREAELLHVDETGWKEGNQLLWLWVFTCTTATLFAIGRRSRRMLHKILGEAFVGWLMSDGFWAYRDYDRRLRCLAHLIRKAHGLDQSLDPLARPFGAATLALFEDLLQQVYQAREGPQPPADLYQKNRGKLDAFNDLCVDHWDCAHEKTRQLAREFTHDWEAIWAVLEFPRLPITNNWAEQALRHWVISRRISQGTRTEQGSLAFALLVSVIETCRKRGVSPWPYLAQVVQQRRKGEPAPVLPEPAPAP